A stretch of the Lolium perenne isolate Kyuss_39 chromosome 3, Kyuss_2.0, whole genome shotgun sequence genome encodes the following:
- the LOC139838294 gene encoding uncharacterized protein yields MATLSMDLRPHLTAAAEAELPLVLQLARSTALCTVKLFAYLAEIDRPSSRANLFYKSCAPSDVCAACPSVETGRDMFFDRPMSAMIWARLDVPIPAGRLSVWDLQASLPLQVDVWNAGVTVILWAIWKARNDLVFNAKTSMSSSVLRRVCDNLTLWRWRFKAVDWAPLDLLRSFIISRVS; encoded by the exons ATGGCCACCCTCAGCATGGACTTGCGGCCCCACCTCACtgcggccgcggaggcggagctccccctcgtcctccagctcgcccGCAGCACCGCGCTCTGCACT GTGAAGTTGTTCGCCTACCTCGCCGAAATCGACCGCCCGAGTTCTCGCGCCAACCTCTTCTACAAGAGTTGTGCGCCCTCGGATGTGTGCGCGGCTTGCCCTTCGGTGGAGACTGGCAGAGACATGTTCTTCGACCGCCCCATGTCAGCGATGATTTGGGCCCGCTTGGATGTCCCAATCCCAGCTGGACGGTTGTCGGTTTGGGACCTTCAGGCTTCTCTCCCCCTCCAGGTGGATGTGTGGAACGCTGGCGTCACGGTGATTCTCTGGGCCATCTGGAAGGCTCGCAATGATTTGGTCTTCAATGCCAAAACATCCATGTCGAGCTCCGTGCTTAGGCGGGTGTGTGACAACCTCACCCTTTGGCGGTGGCGGTTCAAAGCTGTGGACTGGGCGCCGCTCGACTTGCTTCGGTCCTTCATCATTTCGCGCGTTAGCTGA